In Desulfovibrio legallii, one DNA window encodes the following:
- a CDS encoding transposase — DVWKYLSTGWARRFVKRWLVWVNRSDLAPMRKVGGLIQRHLENILTFCRHRITNGVAEGLNSKIMAIKRKACGYRNREHFKTAIYFFCGGLNLYPASS, encoded by the coding sequence CGACGTCTGGAAGTACCTGAGCACGGGATGGGCCAGACGTTTTGTGAAGCGATGGCTGGTCTGGGTGAACAGGTCAGATCTTGCCCCAATGCGCAAAGTGGGCGGACTGATTCAGAGACATCTTGAGAACATCCTGACCTTCTGCCGCCACAGGATCACCAACGGCGTGGCCGAGGGCCTCAACAGCAAGATCATGGCCATCAAGAGGAAGGCTTGCGGTTATAGGAACCGGGAGCATTTCAAGACAGCCATCTACTTCTTCTGTGGCGGTCTAAACCTCTACCCGGCCAGTTCCTGA
- a CDS encoding sugar transporter: MTSVKTPEGRRLWAPVLALALAAFIFVTTEVLPIGLLPAIAADLGETEAFTGLLVTVYAWAVALLSLPLTACTARFERRRLLLCLFGIFIAGHIVSALSTNFVALMLGRLCIANAHAVFWSIASPIVVRITPPEAKAKGLAVVIVGSSLATVLGVPLGTIVGQHFGWRAAFALIGAAAACVGLVLWRLLPPLEARDTGSFKSVPALFHDKELALLYLQTMLAVTGHFIAYTYLAPLLLRKGGFTEGAVPVFLLLMGVSGIAGSLLAARLTTARTKLAFLAPLLVIGFCLLLLRVSVTRVETLAPLCVLWGGSMAVINLLFQSRVLELAAHAADIATSLYSGIFNVGIGGGAFIGSLIFNRLGLEATGYAGAVFFALTVAACLCCRRKDAKNGPPRV; the protein is encoded by the coding sequence ATGACTTCCGTAAAGACCCCGGAGGGCCGACGCCTCTGGGCGCCTGTTCTGGCATTGGCCCTGGCTGCATTCATCTTCGTCACCACAGAGGTTCTGCCCATTGGTCTGTTGCCGGCCATTGCCGCGGACCTGGGCGAAACAGAGGCTTTCACCGGGCTGCTGGTGACGGTATACGCCTGGGCCGTGGCCCTGCTTTCCCTGCCGCTGACGGCCTGCACCGCTCGCTTTGAGCGGCGGCGTCTGCTGCTCTGCCTGTTTGGCATATTCATTGCCGGGCATATTGTTTCGGCCCTGTCCACCAATTTTGTCGCGCTGATGCTGGGCCGTCTCTGCATTGCCAATGCCCACGCAGTGTTCTGGTCCATCGCCAGCCCTATCGTGGTGCGCATCACCCCGCCGGAGGCTAAGGCCAAAGGGCTTGCCGTGGTCATTGTGGGCAGCTCCCTGGCCACGGTGCTGGGGGTGCCGCTGGGCACCATAGTGGGCCAGCATTTCGGCTGGCGGGCGGCCTTTGCGCTCATCGGCGCGGCAGCGGCCTGTGTGGGCCTTGTACTCTGGCGGCTTCTGCCGCCGCTGGAAGCGCGGGATACGGGCTCTTTCAAAAGCGTGCCCGCCCTCTTTCACGATAAAGAGCTTGCCCTCCTCTATCTGCAGACCATGCTGGCCGTAACAGGCCATTTTATCGCCTATACCTATCTTGCCCCGCTGCTGTTGCGGAAAGGCGGATTTACTGAGGGGGCCGTGCCGGTTTTTCTGCTGCTCATGGGGGTTTCCGGCATTGCGGGCAGCCTGCTCGCCGCCCGGCTGACCACGGCCAGAACCAAGCTGGCCTTCCTTGCGCCCCTGCTTGTCATCGGCTTCTGCCTGCTGCTGCTCCGGGTCTCCGTCACGCGGGTGGAGACTTTGGCGCCGCTGTGCGTGCTCTGGGGCGGCAGCATGGCCGTCATCAACCTGCTTTTCCAAAGCAGAGTGCTGGAACTGGCCGCCCATGCCGCGGATATAGCCACTTCCCTGTATTCAGGCATCTTCAATGTGGGCATCGGGGGCGGCGCCTTTATCGGCAGCCTTATTTTTAACCGGCTTGGCCTGGAGGCCACAGGCTATGCGGGCGCAGTTTTCTTTGCCCTGACAGTGGCGGCATGCCTCTGCTGCCGACGCAAGGACGCAAAAAACGGTCCGCCGCGGGTATGA
- a CDS encoding 4'-phosphopantetheinyl transferase family protein → MELFWTYWPDLAPFAAAAAPRLTPDRRRSMARRAAPEDRLRALAAGLLLRRVLGVRADDALTLNPWGKPRLCRPGGPGFSLSHAGAYAVLAVGRPPLGVDVEPRPALGSPLPLRGLHPAERLALARSSRPANCWLRLWTGKESLLKAVGLGLWLNPESFSLLPLCDGPHPWGKRIWHLAWRELPGHVLAVAARQPLTALRLTRLAPADLLADGAAPRP, encoded by the coding sequence ATGGAGCTTTTCTGGACATACTGGCCGGATTTGGCCCCCTTTGCCGCCGCAGCCGCGCCGCGCCTTACGCCAGACCGTCGCCGGAGTATGGCGCGCCGCGCCGCGCCGGAGGACCGGTTGCGCGCCCTTGCCGCCGGGCTTTTGCTGCGCCGCGTGCTGGGCGTGCGCGCGGACGACGCGCTGACCCTGAACCCGTGGGGCAAACCCCGCCTGTGCCGCCCAGGCGGGCCGGGCTTCAGCCTGAGCCACGCGGGCGCGTACGCGGTACTGGCCGTGGGGCGTCCGCCCCTGGGCGTAGATGTTGAGCCGCGCCCGGCTTTGGGGTCTCCCCTGCCCTTGCGCGGGCTGCACCCGGCGGAGCGCCTGGCTCTGGCCCGCAGCTCGCGCCCGGCAAACTGCTGGCTGCGGCTCTGGACGGGCAAGGAAAGCCTGCTCAAGGCCGTAGGGCTCGGCCTCTGGCTGAACCCGGAGTCCTTTTCCCTGCTGCCGCTCTGCGACGGTCCGCACCCATGGGGGAAGCGCATCTGGCATCTGGCCTGGCGGGAGCTGCCCGGCCATGTGTTGGCTGTGGCCGCCCGGCAGCCGCTGACCGCGCTGCGTCTTACCAGGCTTGCTCCAGCCGATCTGCTTGCCGACGGCGCAGCGCCGCGGCCGTAA
- a CDS encoding iron-containing alcohol dehydrogenase, which produces MTIAPCPHTAAVREIRLRTTVFLGVGALERLESVFARLREDGVRSVLCVCGGHAYRDSGAWDEAERAARSQGLKLALYNRVTPDPSTDCMDEAAALGRVVGAGAVLAIGGGSPIDCGKCAAALLANPGVTAEDLFCCRFRPRTALPLAAVPLTHGVGSEVNRFAVAALPRQRRASVIAHDCLYPRYAVEDPALMTGLSPDQTRYVSVDALSRVVEAATTTVSNPFVVMLARETVRLVHRWLPAALQCPDDLEARYGLCLAAIQAGLAFDNGLLHMAHALEQPLRGVCDAPHGLRLAVLLPAVVRECYPACAPVAADILAPLAPGLRGLPEEAPKAARAVEQWLFSVGLTQKLLNLGVQEPDVEKFCTQVECTPSLGPLLSVAPVPSSHELVARIYRQSLRPMP; this is translated from the coding sequence ATGACCATCGCCCCCTGCCCCCATACTGCCGCCGTGCGTGAGATCCGTCTGCGGACCACGGTTTTTCTGGGCGTGGGGGCACTGGAACGGCTGGAAAGCGTGTTTGCCCGGCTGCGGGAAGACGGCGTGCGCTCTGTGCTCTGCGTTTGCGGCGGGCACGCCTACAGGGACAGCGGCGCGTGGGACGAGGCCGAACGGGCCGCCCGCAGCCAGGGACTGAAACTGGCCCTCTACAACCGCGTAACGCCTGACCCTTCCACAGACTGTATGGACGAGGCCGCCGCCCTGGGGCGGGTGGTGGGCGCGGGGGCCGTGCTGGCCATTGGCGGCGGCAGCCCCATAGACTGCGGCAAATGTGCGGCGGCGCTTTTGGCCAACCCTGGGGTTACGGCCGAAGATCTGTTCTGCTGTCGCTTCCGCCCGCGTACGGCCCTGCCCCTGGCGGCCGTGCCCCTGACCCACGGCGTGGGCAGCGAAGTCAACCGTTTTGCCGTGGCCGCCCTGCCCCGGCAACGCCGGGCCTCCGTCATCGCCCATGACTGCCTGTACCCGCGCTACGCCGTGGAAGACCCCGCGCTCATGACCGGGCTTTCACCGGACCAGACCCGTTACGTTTCTGTGGACGCCCTGAGCCGGGTGGTGGAAGCCGCCACCACCACGGTCAGCAATCCTTTTGTGGTGATGCTGGCCAGAGAAACCGTACGCCTGGTACACCGCTGGCTGCCCGCGGCCCTGCAGTGCCCCGACGATCTGGAAGCCCGCTACGGCTTGTGCCTGGCCGCCATCCAGGCCGGGCTGGCCTTCGACAACGGCCTGCTGCACATGGCCCATGCCCTGGAGCAGCCCCTGCGGGGCGTTTGCGACGCCCCCCACGGCCTGCGGCTGGCTGTGCTGCTGCCCGCCGTAGTGCGGGAGTGCTACCCCGCCTGCGCGCCGGTAGCGGCCGATATTCTTGCGCCGCTGGCCCCTGGCCTGCGCGGTTTGCCTGAAGAAGCGCCCAAGGCCGCCAGAGCTGTGGAGCAGTGGCTTTTTTCCGTGGGCCTGACGCAAAAGCTCCTGAACCTGGGGGTTCAGGAGCCGGATGTGGAGAAATTTTGTACGCAGGTGGAATGCACCCCATCGCTGGGGCCTTTGCTTTCCGTGGCGCCGGTGCCCAGCTCGCACGAGCTGGTGGCCAGAATCTACCGGCAATCCTTGCGCCCCATGCCCTGA
- a CDS encoding HpcH/HpaI aldolase family protein produces MTVHEIRALLAADKPTVGTWLQLPSPDVAELMARAGYDWVAVDMEHGSFGRTGLPDIFRAIECGGAAPFARLGEASKTQIKAALEAGAQGLIFPMIESRAQLDRAIDLSVYPGQDNWRAAGETAPEYRGVGFCRANAFGKDFDAYREQRAPELFLVAQIEHIRAVEQLEAIVSHPRLDAIMVGPYDLSGSMGLTGCFGHPDFQAVMARIAAVCARCGARMGLHIVQPDPEELARQTAAGSRFIAYGIDSVFLWGAAERPRQEGRQ; encoded by the coding sequence ATGACTGTACACGAAATTCGCGCGCTCCTGGCGGCGGACAAGCCCACCGTGGGCACCTGGCTTCAGTTGCCGTCGCCCGACGTGGCCGAGCTCATGGCCCGGGCGGGGTACGATTGGGTGGCAGTGGATATGGAGCACGGCTCCTTCGGCCGTACCGGGCTTCCGGATATTTTCCGGGCCATTGAATGCGGCGGCGCCGCGCCCTTTGCCCGGCTGGGCGAAGCCAGCAAAACACAGATCAAAGCCGCCCTGGAGGCCGGCGCGCAAGGGCTGATCTTTCCCATGATCGAAAGCCGCGCCCAGCTCGACAGGGCCATCGACCTTTCGGTTTATCCCGGCCAGGACAACTGGCGCGCGGCAGGGGAAACCGCCCCGGAATACCGGGGGGTGGGCTTCTGCCGGGCCAATGCCTTCGGCAAGGATTTTGACGCCTACCGCGAACAGCGCGCGCCGGAGCTTTTTCTGGTGGCGCAGATTGAGCATATCCGCGCCGTGGAGCAGCTGGAAGCCATTGTTTCCCACCCGCGTCTGGACGCCATCATGGTGGGGCCCTATGATCTTTCCGGCTCCATGGGCCTGACGGGGTGCTTTGGCCATCCCGACTTCCAGGCTGTTATGGCCCGCATTGCCGCTGTCTGCGCCCGCTGCGGGGCGCGCATGGGCCTGCACATCGTGCAGCCCGATCCGGAGGAACTGGCCCGGCAGACGGCGGCGGGCAGCCGGTTTATCGCCTACGGCATTGATTCCGTCTTTTTGTGGGGCGCTGCGGAACGCCCCCGGCAGGAGGGCAGGCAGTGA
- a CDS encoding NAD-dependent epimerase/dehydratase family protein yields the protein MNITVFGGSGFLGSHICDKLSEAGHAVTIVDLHPSPWLRQDQTMLTGNILDETVVHKAVEGADMVFNYAGIADIGEANNRPVDTARINVVGNVMVLEACRQAKVRRYIFASSLYVYGKSGGFYRCSKQACELYIENYQAMHGLPYTILRYGSLYGPRSDRRNAIHRFVYEALSTGSITYYGAPMALREYVHVDDASAATVAVLAPEFENQNIIISGNQPMRVGDLFKMMGEMLGKELEIKYQNDPNSGHYQITPYAFMPKVGRKLVPPLTVDLGQGILRVMEEEHRQMHPELASEGGYLLPTDD from the coding sequence GTGAACATTACCGTCTTCGGCGGGTCGGGCTTTCTCGGCTCGCATATCTGTGACAAACTTTCCGAGGCCGGGCACGCGGTCACCATTGTGGATCTGCACCCTTCCCCCTGGCTGCGCCAGGACCAGACCATGCTCACGGGCAATATTCTGGACGAGACGGTGGTCCACAAGGCTGTGGAAGGCGCGGATATGGTCTTCAACTATGCCGGCATAGCCGACATCGGCGAGGCCAACAACCGCCCGGTGGATACGGCCCGCATCAACGTGGTGGGCAACGTCATGGTGCTGGAGGCCTGCCGGCAGGCGAAGGTCAGGCGGTACATCTTTGCCAGCTCGCTGTACGTGTACGGCAAATCCGGCGGCTTTTACCGCTGCAGTAAGCAGGCCTGCGAACTCTATATTGAGAACTACCAGGCCATGCACGGCCTGCCCTACACTATCCTGCGCTACGGTTCGCTCTACGGGCCGCGCTCGGACAGGCGCAACGCCATCCACCGTTTTGTGTATGAGGCCCTTTCCACCGGCAGCATCACCTATTACGGCGCGCCCATGGCCCTGCGCGAATACGTGCATGTGGACGACGCCAGCGCCGCCACCGTGGCCGTGCTGGCCCCGGAATTTGAGAATCAGAACATCATCATTTCCGGCAATCAGCCCATGCGGGTGGGCGATCTTTTCAAAATGATGGGCGAAATGCTGGGCAAGGAGCTGGAGATCAAATACCAGAACGACCCCAACAGCGGCCACTACCAGATCACCCCTTACGCCTTTATGCCCAAGGTGGGGCGCAAACTGGTGCCGCCCCTGACCGTGGATCTGGGGCAGGGCATTCTGCGCGTTATGGAAGAAGAGCACCGGCAGATGCATCCGGAATTGGCGTCCGAGGGGGGGTATCTGCTCCCCACCGACGACTGA
- a CDS encoding 3-deoxy-manno-octulosonate cytidylyltransferase → MNIIAIIPARMGSSRYPGKPLALIHNVPMVGHVAFRTAMSKTLAATYVATCDEIIENYCKDAGLPCVMTGDHHVRCSTRTAEALLKIEAATGKKADIVVMVQGDEPMVRPEMIDAAVAPMLADPAINVVNLMAEMDTLEEFEDPNEVKVVVDRNNDALYFSREPIPSRKKGADKVPMRKQVCIIPFRRDYLLRFNELEESPLEIYESVDMLRILEYGEKVRMVPTTCRTWSVDTPEDLARVARLMEGDDLMREYSK, encoded by the coding sequence ATGAACATCATTGCCATTATTCCCGCACGGATGGGTTCCAGCCGCTATCCCGGCAAACCTCTTGCGCTCATCCACAACGTGCCCATGGTGGGGCATGTGGCCTTCCGCACGGCCATGAGCAAGACCCTGGCCGCCACCTATGTGGCCACTTGCGACGAAATTATTGAAAATTATTGCAAAGATGCGGGCCTGCCCTGCGTCATGACCGGCGACCACCATGTGCGCTGCTCCACCCGTACGGCCGAGGCTCTGCTCAAAATCGAGGCTGCCACTGGCAAAAAGGCCGACATCGTAGTTATGGTCCAGGGCGACGAGCCCATGGTCCGGCCTGAGATGATCGACGCCGCCGTGGCCCCCATGCTGGCCGACCCTGCCATCAACGTGGTCAACCTCATGGCTGAAATGGACACCCTGGAAGAATTTGAGGATCCCAACGAAGTAAAAGTGGTGGTGGACCGCAACAACGATGCCCTCTACTTCTCGCGCGAGCCCATTCCTTCGCGCAAGAAGGGCGCGGACAAAGTGCCCATGCGCAAGCAGGTCTGCATCATACCCTTCCGCCGCGATTACCTGCTCCGCTTCAATGAGCTGGAGGAAAGCCCTCTGGAAATTTATGAATCCGTGGATATGCTGCGCATTCTTGAATACGGCGAAAAAGTGCGCATGGTGCCCACCACCTGCCGCACCTGGAGTGTGGATACGCCCGAAGACCTGGCCCGCGTGGCCCGGCTTATGGAAGGCGACGACCTCATGCGCGAGTACAGCAAATAG
- a CDS encoding acyltransferase codes for MGASLPPHGSEPSGPAAASGPSRPDEAAGTGHGGPPCLGQRLAAALEELWIALFAWVPTPLGLALRLLAWRWLFARCGSVRFGTGLTLAGCPHMRLGDNVRLGRGCFVTATDGTLVLHHDVALSPCVHVGADAGRIEIGAHTAVGPGTVIRAANHRIARQDVPIMCQGHVPGQIVIEEDVWIGANCVVTPDVRIGRGAVVGAGAVVTRNVAPFTIVGGVPAKVIGMRGIAAPQSGPAHPQE; via the coding sequence ATGGGCGCTTCCCTGCCCCCACACGGCTCAGAGCCGTCCGGCCCAGCAGCGGCGTCCGGGCCTTCCCGCCCCGATGAAGCGGCAGGCACAGGGCACGGCGGCCCGCCCTGTCTGGGGCAACGCCTGGCCGCGGCCCTGGAAGAGCTGTGGATAGCCCTGTTCGCCTGGGTGCCCACGCCCCTGGGGCTGGCCCTGCGCCTGCTGGCCTGGCGCTGGCTGTTTGCCCGCTGCGGGTCCGTGCGTTTCGGCACCGGGCTCACCCTGGCCGGATGCCCCCACATGCGCCTGGGCGACAATGTGCGCCTGGGGCGGGGCTGCTTTGTCACCGCTACGGACGGCACGCTGGTGCTGCACCACGACGTGGCCTTATCGCCCTGCGTGCATGTGGGGGCGGACGCGGGCCGCATCGAAATCGGCGCGCACACGGCCGTGGGGCCGGGCACGGTCATCCGTGCGGCCAACCACCGCATTGCCCGGCAGGATGTGCCCATCATGTGTCAGGGCCATGTGCCGGGGCAGATCGTTATTGAAGAGGACGTCTGGATCGGGGCCAACTGCGTCGTCACCCCGGACGTGCGCATCGGGCGCGGGGCCGTGGTGGGCGCGGGGGCTGTGGTCACCCGCAATGTGGCCCCATTCACCATCGTGGGCGGCGTGCCCGCCAAGGTCATCGGCATGCGCGGCATTGCCGCTCCCCAGAGCGGCCCCGCCCATCCGCAGGAATGA
- a CDS encoding HAD family hydrolase codes for MALQCLVFDCDGVLLDSVPIKTRAYARIAEPFGPEAKDRLVLYHTRHGGVSRYKKFAWFYQEVLGREITPEESDALARKFVDYSLEEVRRCPFIPGAEETLRRWRGVLPMYVCSGAPDEEVNAVLRERGLKEYFNGIHGSPPAKAEVLRRIVAPLPLAPEDVLMVGDAPTDRDAAAQVGTLFYGVGPELQGGSFPWGPDLTGLNDWIAAQV; via the coding sequence ATGGCTTTGCAATGTCTTGTGTTTGACTGCGACGGCGTGCTGCTGGACAGCGTGCCCATCAAAACCCGGGCCTATGCCCGCATCGCAGAACCCTTCGGCCCTGAGGCTAAGGATCGTCTGGTGCTCTACCATACCCGCCACGGGGGCGTGAGCCGTTACAAGAAATTTGCCTGGTTTTACCAGGAGGTACTGGGGCGGGAGATTACCCCGGAGGAATCCGACGCCCTGGCCCGCAAGTTTGTGGACTACTCCCTGGAAGAGGTGCGGCGCTGCCCCTTTATCCCCGGTGCGGAAGAAACCTTGCGCCGCTGGCGCGGCGTGCTGCCCATGTACGTTTGCTCCGGCGCGCCGGACGAGGAAGTGAATGCCGTGCTGCGCGAACGGGGATTAAAGGAATACTTTAACGGCATCCACGGCTCGCCTCCGGCCAAGGCTGAAGTTTTGCGGCGCATTGTGGCCCCGCTGCCCCTGGCCCCGGAGGACGTGCTTATGGTGGGCGACGCCCCCACGGACCGGGACGCCGCCGCGCAGGTGGGCACCCTGTTTTACGGCGTGGGGCCGGAGCTGCAGGGCGGTTCCTTCCCCTGGGGACCGGACCTTACTGGCCTCAACGACTGGATTGCGGCCCAGGTATGA